A portion of the Rissa tridactyla isolate bRisTri1 chromosome 19, bRisTri1.patW.cur.20221130, whole genome shotgun sequence genome contains these proteins:
- the HDAC5 gene encoding histone deacetylase 5 isoform X4: protein MDPQSDTEGGSSREPSLELLSHAQLHATLPAPGAEGPAEVCGAPEACGERRGPGLDAAARERQLQRELLALKQQQQLQKQLLFAEFQKQHEHLTRQHEVQLQKHLKQQQEALAARRQQELEQQRQRERQEALEQQQRLEQLHALRTKDKSRESAIASTEVKLKLQEFLLSKTKEPGTGPPNHSLPQHPKCWAHHTSLDQSSPPQTGSPGTPPSYKLPLLGTYDGRDDFPLRKTASEPNLKVRSRLKQKVAERRSSPLLRRKDGTVISTFKKRAIEITVSSVCSSAPGSGPSSPNSSHSAIAENGFTGSVPNIHAEQLLPQHRALTLDGASQLSLYTSPSLPNISLGLQATVTVTNSHLNASPKLSPQAEAERPAVATLRPGAALTGKFLSTSSIPGCLLGVALEGDPPAGPASLLQHVLLLEQARQQSTLIAVPLHGQSPLVTGERAGSVRTVSKLPRHRPLSRTQSSPLPQSPQALPHGALPHGTLQHHFLDKQQVQLGKAGELARQPPTHPEETEEELTEQQSPPPGDGVPPGPPVAIASPDASDPPERLQDPEMPHEEPGDSGDEAEGSGVSDVTELGVTYKQVFPEAPLQLYPAPTLGILALPHPALARTQSSPASAAIKPPAPDGPPKHLFTTGVVYDTFMLKHQCTCGNTNIHPEHAGRIQSIWSRLQETGLLGKCERIRGRKATLEEIQTVHSEHHTLLYGTSPLNRQKLDSKKLLGPISQKMYAVLPCGGIGVDSDTVWNEMHSSSAVRMAVGCLVELAFKVAAGEIKNGFAVIRPPGHHAEESTAMGFCFFNSVAISAKLLQQKLSVGRILIVDWDIHHGNGTQQAFYSDPNVLYISLHRYDDGNFFPGSGAPEEVGSGMGVGYNINIAWTGGVDPPIGDVEYLTAFRTVVMPIANEFSPDVVLVSAGFDAVEGHLSPLGGYSVTAKCFGHLTKQLMMLAGGRVVLALEGGHDLTAICDASEACVSALLGLELEPLDPSLLQQKPNVNAVATLEKVIEIQSKHWGSVKRFATAVGCSLLEAQKGEAEEAETVTAMALLSVGAEQGSADPQPRYGPPGAPTVHGDTHVPGGVHGATRVLGGLHVPGGVHGATRVLGGLHVPGGVHGATRVLGGLHVPGGVHGATRVLRGMCVPGAVHSATCVVAGGACPLGCACSHVCPQGDACSLGSTWSHMCPRGAVCPLGCAWTHMCPRGDVCPWGCARSYVCPQGGAGWGGAACPLGCTWSHMFRHGDACPWGCAWNHACPQGAACPLGSLWSHMCPCGAACPLGCAQTCACPWGGCVSLGVCVEPREFSG from the exons ATGGACCCCCAGAGCGACACAG AGGGGGGGTCCAGCCGTGAGCCCTCGCTGGAGCTCCTGTCCCATGCCCAGCTCCACgccaccctccctgccccag GGGCGGAGGGGCCGGCAGAGGTGTGTGGGGCACCCGAAGCGTGCGGGGAGCGCCGGGggccagggctggatgcagcggCGCGGGAGCGGCAGCTGCAGCGGGAGCTGCTGGCcctcaagcagcagcagcagctccagaagCAGCTGCTCTTCGCCGAGTTCCAGAAGCAGCACGAGCACCTCACCCGCCAGCATGAGGTCCAGCTCCAGAAGCACCTCAAG cagcagcaggaagcgcTGGCCGCCcggcggcagcaggagctggagcagcagcggcagcgggAGCGGCAGGAggccctggagcagcagcagcgcctgGAGCAGCTCCATGCCCTGCGCACCAAGGACAAGAGCCGCGAGA gtgcCATAGCCAGCACAGAGGTGAAGCTGAAGCTGCAGGAGTTCCTGCTCAGCAAGACAAAGGAGCCGGGCACCGGCCCCCCCAACcattccctcccccagcaccccaaatgTTG ggCTCACCACACCTCGTTGGACCAGAGTTCCCCCCCCCAGACCGgcagcccggggacccccccatcCTACAAACTCCCCCTCCTCGGCACCTACGACGGCCGGGATGATTTCCCGCTCCGCAAAACCG CCTCCGAACCCAACCTGAAAGTGCGCTCGCGGTTAAAACAGAAGGTGGCGGAGCGGAGAAGCAGCCCCCTCCTGCGCAGGAAGGACGGCACTGTCATCAGCACCTTCAAGAAGCGCGCCATCGAGATCACGG TGTCCTCGGTGTGCAGCAGCGCCCCCGGCTCCGGGCCCAGCTCCCCCAACAGCTCCCACAGCGCCATCGCCGAGAACGGCTTCACCGGCTCTGTCCCCAACATCCACGCGGAG cagctcctgccccagcaccgagccctgacGCTGGACGGCGCCAGCCAGCTCAGCCTCTACacgtccccgtccctccccaacatctccctggggctgcaggccacCGTCACCGTCACCAACTCCCACCTCAAC GCGTCCCCCAAGCTGTCACCGCAGGCGGAGGCTGAGCGGCCAGCTGTGGCCACTCTGCGCCCTGGGGCCGCCCTCACTGGCAAGTTCCTGAGCACGTCCTCCATCCCGGGCTGCCTGCTGGGGGTGGCCCTGGAAGGAGACCCTCCTGCCGGCCCCGCGTCCCTGCTGCAGCACGTCCTGCTGCTGGAGCAAGCGCGCCAGCAGAGCACCCTCATTGCTG TGCCTCTGCATGGGCAGTCGCCGCTGGTGACAGGGGAGCGCGCGGGGAGCGTGCGGACGGTGAGCAAGCTGCCGCGGCACCGGCCCCTGAGCCGCACGCAGTCGTCCCCGctgccccagagcccccaggccctgccccacggcgccctgccccacggcaccctcCAGCACCACTTCCttgacaagcagcaggtccagctgGGCaag GCGGGGGAGCTAGCGCGGcagccccccacccaccccgagGAGACAGAGGAGGAGTTGACGGAGCAGCAGTCGCCCCCCCCAGGCGACGGGGTCCCCCCTGGCCCCCCTGTTGCCATCGCCTCCCCGGACGCCAGCGACCCCCCAGAGCGGCTGCAGGACCCTGAAATGCCTCACGAGGAGCCGGGTGACAGCGGGGACGAAGCCGAGGGCTCTGGGGTCTCCGATGTCACTGAGCTGGGGGTCACATACAAGCAG GTGTTCCCCGAGGCGCCGCTGCAGCTGTATCCTGCCCCCACCCTGGGCATCCTGGCGCTGCCCCACCCGGCCCTCGCCCGCACCCAGTCGTCCCCCGCCAGCGCCGCCATCAAGCCCCCCGCACCTGACGGGCCCCCCAAGCATCTCTTCACCACAG GTGTGGTGTACGACACCTTCATGCTGAAGCACCAGTGCACCTGTGGGAACACCAACATCCACCCCGAGCACGCTGGTCGCATCCAGAGCATCTGGTCCCGCCTGCAGGAGACCGGACTCCTCGGCAAGTGCGAG cgcATCCGGGGCAGGAAGGCGACGCTGGAGGAGATCCAAACGGTGCACTCAGAGCATCACACGCTGCTCTATGGCACCAGCCCCCTCAACCGCCAAAAACTCGACAGCAAGAAGCTCCTGG GTCCCATTAGCCAGAAGATGTACGCAGTGCTGCCGTGCGGGGGCATCGGG GTGGACAGTGACACGGTGTGGAATGAGATGCACTCCTCCAGCGCCGTGCGCATGGCAGTGGGCTGCCTGGTGGAGCTTGCCTTCAAGGTGGCCGCTGGGGAGATCAAG aaCGGCTTCGCCGTCATCCGCCCCCCCGGACACCATGCGGAGGAGTCCACGGCCAT gggctTCTGCTTCTTCAACTCGGTGGCCATCTCGGCCAAActgctccagcagaagctgaGCGTGGGCAGGATCCTCATCGTGGACTGG GACATCCACCACGGGAACGGGACCCAGCAAGCCTTCTACAGCGACCCCAATGTCCTCTACATCTCCCTGCACCGCTATGATGACGGCAACTTCTTCCCAGGCAGTGGAGCGCCTGAGGAG GTCGGCAGCGGGATGGGAGTGGGCTACAACATCAACATCGCCTGGACCGGGGGCGTTGACCCCCCCATCGGGGATGTGGAGTATCTTACCGCCTTCAG GACCGTGGTGATGCCCATCGCCAATGAGTTCTCCCCAGATGTGGTGCTGGTCTCAGCCGGCTTCGACGCTGTCGAGGGTCACCTCTCCCCACTCGGTGGCTACTCCGTCACCGCCAAAT GTTTTGGCCACTTGACGAAGCAGCTGATGATGCTGGCAGGGGGCCGGGTGGTGCTGGCACTGGAGGGGGGGCACGACCTGACGGCCATCTGCGACGCCTCGGAGGCCTGCGTCTCCGCTCTGCTCGGCCTGGAG CTGGAGCCGCTGGATCCgtccctgctgcagcagaagccaaACGTGAACGCGGTGGCCACCCTGGAGAAGGTCATCGAGATCCAGA GCAAGCACTGGGGCTCGGTGAAGCGCTTCGCGACGGCCGTGGGCTGCTCCCTGCTGGAGGCGCAGAagggggaggcggaggaggccGAGACGGTGACGGCCATGGCCCTGCTCTCGGTGGGTGCCGAGCAGGGGAGCGCCGACCCCCAGCCCAGGTATGGCCCCCCGGGAGCCCCCACTGTGCATGGAGACACGCATGTCCCTGGGGGTGTGCATGGAGCCACCCGTGTCCTTGGGGGGCTGCATGTCCCTGGGGGTGTGCATGGAGCCACCCGTGTCCTTGGGGGGCTGCATGTCCCTGGGGGTGTGCATGGAGCCACCCGTGTCCTTGGGGGGCTGCATGTCCCTGGGGGTGTGCATGGAGCCACACGCGTCCTCAGGGGCATGTGTGTCCCTGGGGCTGTGCACAGTGCCACATGTGTTGTCGCGGGTGGTGCATGTCCCTTGGGCTGTGCATGCAGCCACGTGTGTCCTCAGGGGGATGCATGTTCCCTGGGCTCTACATGGAGCCACATGTGTCCTCGGGGGGCTGTATGTCCCCTGGGCTGTGCATGGACCCACATGTGTCCTCGGGGCGATGTATGTCCCTGGGGCTGTGCACGGAGCTACGTGTGTCCTCAGggaggggcggggtgggggggagctgcGTGTCCCTTGGGCTGTACATGGAGCCACATGTTTCGTCATGGGGATGCATGTCCTTGGGGGTGTGCATGGAACCATGCATGTCCTCAGGGGGCTGCATGTCCCCTGGGCTCTTTATGGAGCCACATGTGTC
- the HDAC5 gene encoding histone deacetylase 5 isoform X9 yields the protein MDPQSDTEGGSSREPSLELLSHAQLHATLPAPGAEGPAEVCGAPEACGERRGPGLDAAARERQLQRELLALKQQQQLQKQLLFAEFQKQHEHLTRQHEVQLQKHLKQQQEALAARRQQELEQQRQRERQEALEQQQRLEQLHALRTKDKSRESAIASTEVKLKLQEFLLSKTKEPGTGPPNHSLPQHPKCWAHHTSLDQSSPPQTGSPGTPPSYKLPLLGTYDGRDDFPLRKTASEPNLKVRSRLKQKVAERRSSPLLRRKDGTVISTFKKRAIEITVSSVCSSAPGSGPSSPNSSHSAIAENGFTGSVPNIHAEQLLPQHRALTLDGASQLSLYTSPSLPNISLGLQATVTVTNSHLNASPKLSPQAEAERPAVATLRPGAALTGKFLSTSSIPGCLLGVALEGDPPAGPASLLQHVLLLEQARQQSTLIAVPLHGQSPLVTGERAGSVRTVSKLPRHRPLSRTQSSPLPQSPQALPHGALPHGTLQHHFLDKQQVQLGKLLPKAGELARQPPTHPEETEEELTEQQSPPPGDGVPPGPPVAIASPDASDPPERLQDPEMPHEEPGDSGDEAEGSGVSDVTELGVTYKQVFPEAPLQLYPAPTLGILALPHPALARTQSSPASAAIKPPAPDGPPKHLFTTGVVYDTFMLKHQCTCGNTNIHPEHAGRIQSIWSRLQETGLLGKCERIRGRKATLEEIQTVHSEHHTLLYGTSPLNRQKLDSKKLLGPISQKMYAVLPCGGIGVDSDTVWNEMHSSSAVRMAVGCLVELAFKVAAGEIKNGFAVIRPPGHHAEESTAMGFCFFNSVAISAKLLQQKLSVGRILIVDWLEPLDPSLLQQKPNVNAVATLEKVIEIQSKHWGSVKRFATAVGCSLLEAQKGEAEEAETVTAMALLSVGAEQGSADPQPRYGPPGAPTVHGDTHVPGGVHGATRVLGGLHVPGGVHGATRVLGGLHVPGGVHGATRVLGGLHVPGGVHGATRVLRGMCVPGAVHSATCVVAGGACPLGCACSHVCPQGDACSLGSTWSHMCPRGAVCPLGCAWTHMCPRGDVCPWGCARSYVCPQGGAGWGGAACPLGCTWSHMFRHGDACPWGCAWNHACPQGAACPLGSLWSHMCPCGAACPLGCAQTCACPWGGCVSLGVCVEPREFSG from the exons ATGGACCCCCAGAGCGACACAG AGGGGGGGTCCAGCCGTGAGCCCTCGCTGGAGCTCCTGTCCCATGCCCAGCTCCACgccaccctccctgccccag GGGCGGAGGGGCCGGCAGAGGTGTGTGGGGCACCCGAAGCGTGCGGGGAGCGCCGGGggccagggctggatgcagcggCGCGGGAGCGGCAGCTGCAGCGGGAGCTGCTGGCcctcaagcagcagcagcagctccagaagCAGCTGCTCTTCGCCGAGTTCCAGAAGCAGCACGAGCACCTCACCCGCCAGCATGAGGTCCAGCTCCAGAAGCACCTCAAG cagcagcaggaagcgcTGGCCGCCcggcggcagcaggagctggagcagcagcggcagcgggAGCGGCAGGAggccctggagcagcagcagcgcctgGAGCAGCTCCATGCCCTGCGCACCAAGGACAAGAGCCGCGAGA gtgcCATAGCCAGCACAGAGGTGAAGCTGAAGCTGCAGGAGTTCCTGCTCAGCAAGACAAAGGAGCCGGGCACCGGCCCCCCCAACcattccctcccccagcaccccaaatgTTG ggCTCACCACACCTCGTTGGACCAGAGTTCCCCCCCCCAGACCGgcagcccggggacccccccatcCTACAAACTCCCCCTCCTCGGCACCTACGACGGCCGGGATGATTTCCCGCTCCGCAAAACCG CCTCCGAACCCAACCTGAAAGTGCGCTCGCGGTTAAAACAGAAGGTGGCGGAGCGGAGAAGCAGCCCCCTCCTGCGCAGGAAGGACGGCACTGTCATCAGCACCTTCAAGAAGCGCGCCATCGAGATCACGG TGTCCTCGGTGTGCAGCAGCGCCCCCGGCTCCGGGCCCAGCTCCCCCAACAGCTCCCACAGCGCCATCGCCGAGAACGGCTTCACCGGCTCTGTCCCCAACATCCACGCGGAG cagctcctgccccagcaccgagccctgacGCTGGACGGCGCCAGCCAGCTCAGCCTCTACacgtccccgtccctccccaacatctccctggggctgcaggccacCGTCACCGTCACCAACTCCCACCTCAAC GCGTCCCCCAAGCTGTCACCGCAGGCGGAGGCTGAGCGGCCAGCTGTGGCCACTCTGCGCCCTGGGGCCGCCCTCACTGGCAAGTTCCTGAGCACGTCCTCCATCCCGGGCTGCCTGCTGGGGGTGGCCCTGGAAGGAGACCCTCCTGCCGGCCCCGCGTCCCTGCTGCAGCACGTCCTGCTGCTGGAGCAAGCGCGCCAGCAGAGCACCCTCATTGCTG TGCCTCTGCATGGGCAGTCGCCGCTGGTGACAGGGGAGCGCGCGGGGAGCGTGCGGACGGTGAGCAAGCTGCCGCGGCACCGGCCCCTGAGCCGCACGCAGTCGTCCCCGctgccccagagcccccaggccctgccccacggcgccctgccccacggcaccctcCAGCACCACTTCCttgacaagcagcaggtccagctgGGCaag ctgctccccaagGCGGGGGAGCTAGCGCGGcagccccccacccaccccgagGAGACAGAGGAGGAGTTGACGGAGCAGCAGTCGCCCCCCCCAGGCGACGGGGTCCCCCCTGGCCCCCCTGTTGCCATCGCCTCCCCGGACGCCAGCGACCCCCCAGAGCGGCTGCAGGACCCTGAAATGCCTCACGAGGAGCCGGGTGACAGCGGGGACGAAGCCGAGGGCTCTGGGGTCTCCGATGTCACTGAGCTGGGGGTCACATACAAGCAG GTGTTCCCCGAGGCGCCGCTGCAGCTGTATCCTGCCCCCACCCTGGGCATCCTGGCGCTGCCCCACCCGGCCCTCGCCCGCACCCAGTCGTCCCCCGCCAGCGCCGCCATCAAGCCCCCCGCACCTGACGGGCCCCCCAAGCATCTCTTCACCACAG GTGTGGTGTACGACACCTTCATGCTGAAGCACCAGTGCACCTGTGGGAACACCAACATCCACCCCGAGCACGCTGGTCGCATCCAGAGCATCTGGTCCCGCCTGCAGGAGACCGGACTCCTCGGCAAGTGCGAG cgcATCCGGGGCAGGAAGGCGACGCTGGAGGAGATCCAAACGGTGCACTCAGAGCATCACACGCTGCTCTATGGCACCAGCCCCCTCAACCGCCAAAAACTCGACAGCAAGAAGCTCCTGG GTCCCATTAGCCAGAAGATGTACGCAGTGCTGCCGTGCGGGGGCATCGGG GTGGACAGTGACACGGTGTGGAATGAGATGCACTCCTCCAGCGCCGTGCGCATGGCAGTGGGCTGCCTGGTGGAGCTTGCCTTCAAGGTGGCCGCTGGGGAGATCAAG aaCGGCTTCGCCGTCATCCGCCCCCCCGGACACCATGCGGAGGAGTCCACGGCCAT gggctTCTGCTTCTTCAACTCGGTGGCCATCTCGGCCAAActgctccagcagaagctgaGCGTGGGCAGGATCCTCATCGTGGACTGG CTGGAGCCGCTGGATCCgtccctgctgcagcagaagccaaACGTGAACGCGGTGGCCACCCTGGAGAAGGTCATCGAGATCCAGA GCAAGCACTGGGGCTCGGTGAAGCGCTTCGCGACGGCCGTGGGCTGCTCCCTGCTGGAGGCGCAGAagggggaggcggaggaggccGAGACGGTGACGGCCATGGCCCTGCTCTCGGTGGGTGCCGAGCAGGGGAGCGCCGACCCCCAGCCCAGGTATGGCCCCCCGGGAGCCCCCACTGTGCATGGAGACACGCATGTCCCTGGGGGTGTGCATGGAGCCACCCGTGTCCTTGGGGGGCTGCATGTCCCTGGGGGTGTGCATGGAGCCACCCGTGTCCTTGGGGGGCTGCATGTCCCTGGGGGTGTGCATGGAGCCACCCGTGTCCTTGGGGGGCTGCATGTCCCTGGGGGTGTGCATGGAGCCACACGCGTCCTCAGGGGCATGTGTGTCCCTGGGGCTGTGCACAGTGCCACATGTGTTGTCGCGGGTGGTGCATGTCCCTTGGGCTGTGCATGCAGCCACGTGTGTCCTCAGGGGGATGCATGTTCCCTGGGCTCTACATGGAGCCACATGTGTCCTCGGGGGGCTGTATGTCCCCTGGGCTGTGCATGGACCCACATGTGTCCTCGGGGCGATGTATGTCCCTGGGGCTGTGCACGGAGCTACGTGTGTCCTCAGggaggggcggggtgggggggagctgcGTGTCCCTTGGGCTGTACATGGAGCCACATGTTTCGTCATGGGGATGCATGTCCTTGGGGGTGTGCATGGAACCATGCATGTCCTCAGGGGGCTGCATGTCCCCTGGGCTCTTTATGGAGCCACATGTGTC
- the HDAC5 gene encoding histone deacetylase 5 isoform X1: MDPQSDTEGGSSREPSLELLSHAQLHATLPAPGAEGPAEVCGAPEACGERRGPGLDAAARERQLQRELLALKQQQQLQKQLLFAEFQKQHEHLTRQHEVQLQKHLKQQQEALAARRQQELEQQRQRERQEALEQQQRLEQLHALRTKDKSRESAIASTEVKLKLQEFLLSKTKEPGTGPPNHSLPQHPKCWAHHTSLDQSSPPQTGSPGTPPSYKLPLLGTYDGRDDFPLRKTASEPNLKVRSRLKQKVAERRSSPLLRRKDGTVISTFKKRAIEITVSSVCSSAPGSGPSSPNSSHSAIAENGFTGSVPNIHAEQLLPQHRALTLDGASQLSLYTSPSLPNISLGLQATVTVTNSHLNASPKLSPQAEAERPAVATLRPGAALTGKFLSTSSIPGCLLGVALEGDPPAGPASLLQHVLLLEQARQQSTLIAVPLHGQSPLVTGERAGSVRTVSKLPRHRPLSRTQSSPLPQSPQALPHGALPHGTLQHHFLDKQQVQLGKLLPKAGELARQPPTHPEETEEELTEQQSPPPGDGVPPGPPVAIASPDASDPPERLQDPEMPHEEPGDSGDEAEGSGVSDVTELGVTYKQVFPEAPLQLYPAPTLGILALPHPALARTQSSPASAAIKPPAPDGPPKHLFTTGVVYDTFMLKHQCTCGNTNIHPEHAGRIQSIWSRLQETGLLGKCERIRGRKATLEEIQTVHSEHHTLLYGTSPLNRQKLDSKKLLGPISQKMYAVLPCGGIGVDSDTVWNEMHSSSAVRMAVGCLVELAFKVAAGEIKNGFAVIRPPGHHAEESTAMGFCFFNSVAISAKLLQQKLSVGRILIVDWDIHHGNGTQQAFYSDPNVLYISLHRYDDGNFFPGSGAPEEVGSGMGVGYNINIAWTGGVDPPIGDVEYLTAFRTVVMPIANEFSPDVVLVSAGFDAVEGHLSPLGGYSVTAKCFGHLTKQLMMLAGGRVVLALEGGHDLTAICDASEACVSALLGLELEPLDPSLLQQKPNVNAVATLEKVIEIQSKHWGSVKRFATAVGCSLLEAQKGEAEEAETVTAMALLSVGAEQGSADPQPRYGPPGAPTVHGDTHVPGGVHGATRVLGGLHVPGGVHGATRVLGGLHVPGGVHGATRVLGGLHVPGGVHGATRVLRGMCVPGAVHSATCVVAGGACPLGCACSHVCPQGDACSLGSTWSHMCPRGAVCPLGCAWTHMCPRGDVCPWGCARSYVCPQGGAGWGGAACPLGCTWSHMFRHGDACPWGCAWNHACPQGAACPLGSLWSHMCPCGAACPLGCAQTCACPWGGCVSLGVCVEPREFSG, encoded by the exons ATGGACCCCCAGAGCGACACAG AGGGGGGGTCCAGCCGTGAGCCCTCGCTGGAGCTCCTGTCCCATGCCCAGCTCCACgccaccctccctgccccag GGGCGGAGGGGCCGGCAGAGGTGTGTGGGGCACCCGAAGCGTGCGGGGAGCGCCGGGggccagggctggatgcagcggCGCGGGAGCGGCAGCTGCAGCGGGAGCTGCTGGCcctcaagcagcagcagcagctccagaagCAGCTGCTCTTCGCCGAGTTCCAGAAGCAGCACGAGCACCTCACCCGCCAGCATGAGGTCCAGCTCCAGAAGCACCTCAAG cagcagcaggaagcgcTGGCCGCCcggcggcagcaggagctggagcagcagcggcagcgggAGCGGCAGGAggccctggagcagcagcagcgcctgGAGCAGCTCCATGCCCTGCGCACCAAGGACAAGAGCCGCGAGA gtgcCATAGCCAGCACAGAGGTGAAGCTGAAGCTGCAGGAGTTCCTGCTCAGCAAGACAAAGGAGCCGGGCACCGGCCCCCCCAACcattccctcccccagcaccccaaatgTTG ggCTCACCACACCTCGTTGGACCAGAGTTCCCCCCCCCAGACCGgcagcccggggacccccccatcCTACAAACTCCCCCTCCTCGGCACCTACGACGGCCGGGATGATTTCCCGCTCCGCAAAACCG CCTCCGAACCCAACCTGAAAGTGCGCTCGCGGTTAAAACAGAAGGTGGCGGAGCGGAGAAGCAGCCCCCTCCTGCGCAGGAAGGACGGCACTGTCATCAGCACCTTCAAGAAGCGCGCCATCGAGATCACGG TGTCCTCGGTGTGCAGCAGCGCCCCCGGCTCCGGGCCCAGCTCCCCCAACAGCTCCCACAGCGCCATCGCCGAGAACGGCTTCACCGGCTCTGTCCCCAACATCCACGCGGAG cagctcctgccccagcaccgagccctgacGCTGGACGGCGCCAGCCAGCTCAGCCTCTACacgtccccgtccctccccaacatctccctggggctgcaggccacCGTCACCGTCACCAACTCCCACCTCAAC GCGTCCCCCAAGCTGTCACCGCAGGCGGAGGCTGAGCGGCCAGCTGTGGCCACTCTGCGCCCTGGGGCCGCCCTCACTGGCAAGTTCCTGAGCACGTCCTCCATCCCGGGCTGCCTGCTGGGGGTGGCCCTGGAAGGAGACCCTCCTGCCGGCCCCGCGTCCCTGCTGCAGCACGTCCTGCTGCTGGAGCAAGCGCGCCAGCAGAGCACCCTCATTGCTG TGCCTCTGCATGGGCAGTCGCCGCTGGTGACAGGGGAGCGCGCGGGGAGCGTGCGGACGGTGAGCAAGCTGCCGCGGCACCGGCCCCTGAGCCGCACGCAGTCGTCCCCGctgccccagagcccccaggccctgccccacggcgccctgccccacggcaccctcCAGCACCACTTCCttgacaagcagcaggtccagctgGGCaag ctgctccccaagGCGGGGGAGCTAGCGCGGcagccccccacccaccccgagGAGACAGAGGAGGAGTTGACGGAGCAGCAGTCGCCCCCCCCAGGCGACGGGGTCCCCCCTGGCCCCCCTGTTGCCATCGCCTCCCCGGACGCCAGCGACCCCCCAGAGCGGCTGCAGGACCCTGAAATGCCTCACGAGGAGCCGGGTGACAGCGGGGACGAAGCCGAGGGCTCTGGGGTCTCCGATGTCACTGAGCTGGGGGTCACATACAAGCAG GTGTTCCCCGAGGCGCCGCTGCAGCTGTATCCTGCCCCCACCCTGGGCATCCTGGCGCTGCCCCACCCGGCCCTCGCCCGCACCCAGTCGTCCCCCGCCAGCGCCGCCATCAAGCCCCCCGCACCTGACGGGCCCCCCAAGCATCTCTTCACCACAG GTGTGGTGTACGACACCTTCATGCTGAAGCACCAGTGCACCTGTGGGAACACCAACATCCACCCCGAGCACGCTGGTCGCATCCAGAGCATCTGGTCCCGCCTGCAGGAGACCGGACTCCTCGGCAAGTGCGAG cgcATCCGGGGCAGGAAGGCGACGCTGGAGGAGATCCAAACGGTGCACTCAGAGCATCACACGCTGCTCTATGGCACCAGCCCCCTCAACCGCCAAAAACTCGACAGCAAGAAGCTCCTGG GTCCCATTAGCCAGAAGATGTACGCAGTGCTGCCGTGCGGGGGCATCGGG GTGGACAGTGACACGGTGTGGAATGAGATGCACTCCTCCAGCGCCGTGCGCATGGCAGTGGGCTGCCTGGTGGAGCTTGCCTTCAAGGTGGCCGCTGGGGAGATCAAG aaCGGCTTCGCCGTCATCCGCCCCCCCGGACACCATGCGGAGGAGTCCACGGCCAT gggctTCTGCTTCTTCAACTCGGTGGCCATCTCGGCCAAActgctccagcagaagctgaGCGTGGGCAGGATCCTCATCGTGGACTGG GACATCCACCACGGGAACGGGACCCAGCAAGCCTTCTACAGCGACCCCAATGTCCTCTACATCTCCCTGCACCGCTATGATGACGGCAACTTCTTCCCAGGCAGTGGAGCGCCTGAGGAG GTCGGCAGCGGGATGGGAGTGGGCTACAACATCAACATCGCCTGGACCGGGGGCGTTGACCCCCCCATCGGGGATGTGGAGTATCTTACCGCCTTCAG GACCGTGGTGATGCCCATCGCCAATGAGTTCTCCCCAGATGTGGTGCTGGTCTCAGCCGGCTTCGACGCTGTCGAGGGTCACCTCTCCCCACTCGGTGGCTACTCCGTCACCGCCAAAT GTTTTGGCCACTTGACGAAGCAGCTGATGATGCTGGCAGGGGGCCGGGTGGTGCTGGCACTGGAGGGGGGGCACGACCTGACGGCCATCTGCGACGCCTCGGAGGCCTGCGTCTCCGCTCTGCTCGGCCTGGAG CTGGAGCCGCTGGATCCgtccctgctgcagcagaagccaaACGTGAACGCGGTGGCCACCCTGGAGAAGGTCATCGAGATCCAGA GCAAGCACTGGGGCTCGGTGAAGCGCTTCGCGACGGCCGTGGGCTGCTCCCTGCTGGAGGCGCAGAagggggaggcggaggaggccGAGACGGTGACGGCCATGGCCCTGCTCTCGGTGGGTGCCGAGCAGGGGAGCGCCGACCCCCAGCCCAGGTATGGCCCCCCGGGAGCCCCCACTGTGCATGGAGACACGCATGTCCCTGGGGGTGTGCATGGAGCCACCCGTGTCCTTGGGGGGCTGCATGTCCCTGGGGGTGTGCATGGAGCCACCCGTGTCCTTGGGGGGCTGCATGTCCCTGGGGGTGTGCATGGAGCCACCCGTGTCCTTGGGGGGCTGCATGTCCCTGGGGGTGTGCATGGAGCCACACGCGTCCTCAGGGGCATGTGTGTCCCTGGGGCTGTGCACAGTGCCACATGTGTTGTCGCGGGTGGTGCATGTCCCTTGGGCTGTGCATGCAGCCACGTGTGTCCTCAGGGGGATGCATGTTCCCTGGGCTCTACATGGAGCCACATGTGTCCTCGGGGGGCTGTATGTCCCCTGGGCTGTGCATGGACCCACATGTGTCCTCGGGGCGATGTATGTCCCTGGGGCTGTGCACGGAGCTACGTGTGTCCTCAGggaggggcggggtgggggggagctgcGTGTCCCTTGGGCTGTACATGGAGCCACATGTTTCGTCATGGGGATGCATGTCCTTGGGGGTGTGCATGGAACCATGCATGTCCTCAGGGGGCTGCATGTCCCCTGGGCTCTTTATGGAGCCACATGTGTC